From Carassius auratus strain Wakin chromosome 10, ASM336829v1, whole genome shotgun sequence, a single genomic window includes:
- the fam89b gene encoding leucine repeat adapter protein 25, protein MNGFQSSPADCPAGSVCSIEGLPPLPKGLSGILNSSGGSWRDIEKVYSKRTRIQADISKSRVSDCPDRSKPASLDAALAVLRKEMVGLRQLDMSLLCQLWSLYESIQEYKGAFQDISSSLCESSFNTENGYSEDEEEEDEDEHERESGETLLSLPQPTQNSRDQWIKDSFHIPI, encoded by the exons ATGAACGGGTTTCAGTCCAGTCCAGCGGACTGTCCGGCTGGAAGCGTCTGCTCTATTGAAGGCTTGCCTCCGTTACCTAAAGGACTGAGCGGTATCCTGAACTCGAGCGGAGGATCCTGGAGGGACATCGAGAAGGTCTACAGCAAGAGGACGCGCATCCAGGCGGACATCAGCAAGTCCAGAGTGAGCGACTGTCCTGACCGCAGTAAACCAGCGAGCCTTGACGCAGCGCTGGCCGTGCTGCGCAAAGAGATG GTTGGACTTCGACAGTTAGACATGTCACTGCTGTGTCAGTTGTGGTCTCTATATGAGTCCATACAGGAATACAAAGGAGCTTTCCAGGACATCTCTTCTTCCCTGTGCGAGAGCTCCTTCAACACCGAAAATGGTTATtctgaagatgaagaggaggaagatgaagatgaacaTGAAAGAGAGAGTGGGGAGACGCTGTTGTCCCTTCCTCAGCCCACTCAAAACTCTCGAGACCAGTGGATCAAAGACTCCTTCCACATCCCCATTTAA
- the LOC113109475 gene encoding solute carrier family 35 member F4 codes for MNKFSAKISPSSGPQPVTLHLPTPASEKDPQEQTLVQDESDAKRPSKRCCTRCPFRAIQRVACGLILGACVAVSWAWGTNSAKETLIRHPAPFFIVWFCSIWNILFFPLYYLCHLLMEKQKQLPCMEFRKCSLFLGEELTVRIVLKGAAPFSVLWSLSGYLYLLALCRISKVDVSAVLCCNQAFVFLLSWIGLKDRFMGVRIVAAILSITGIVMLAYGDGFHSDSITGVALGVGSASASALFKVLFRKHAGSVQPGAASVLLSCVGLCSFVLHSWVCVLLYFTHVEYWPPSQHIPWDKLCVMATLLLVFNLLVNLGEIFTYPRLISLGILLTIPASAAVDAFVTETLQMSHVRAAAAGIISAGYLMLQLPENWDDSTLHWLSTLWRGNWREDSVVGEETVMDTAGIARAKPKPAVMTLS; via the exons ATGAACAAATTCTCGGCCAAGATATCTCCTTCCTCCGGACCCCAACCTGTCACACTTCACCTGCCCACACCAG CAAGTGAGAAGGATCCTCAGGAGCAGACTTTAGTTCAGGATGAATCTGATGCAAAAAGACCATCTAAACGCTGTTGCACTCGATGTCCATTCCGAGCCATACAGAGGGTGGCATGTGGGCTCATTTTAGGGGCTTGTGTAGCTGTTTCCTGGGCCTGGGGTACCAATAGTGCTAAAGAGACTCTGATAAGACATCCCGCCCCATTCTTCATCGTTTGGTTTTGTAGCATCTGGAACATTCTCTTTTTTCCACTCTATTATCTGTGTCATCTTCTCATGGAGAAACAGAAGCAGTTGCCATGCATGGAGTTCAG AAAGTGCAGTCTGTTCCTGGGTGAAGAGCTGACTGTAAGGATTGTTCTGAAAGGAGCCGCTCCATTCTCTGTGCTATGGAGTTTATCTGGTTATCTGTACTTGTTGGCGCTTTGCCGCATCTCCAAAGTGGATGTAAGTGCCGTCCTCTGCTGCAACCAGgcttttgttttcctcctttcatgGATTGGACTCAAGGACCGCTTCATGGGTGTCAGG ATAGTGGCTGCCATCCTATCCATCACTGGCATTGTTATGTTGGCCTATGGGGATGGTTTCCATAGTGATTCAATCACAGGAGTGGCACTGGGAGTTGGTTCAGCTTCAGCTTCTGCTTTATTCAAG GTGCTTTTCAGGAAGCATGCAGGAAGTGTCCAACCAGGCGCTGCCAGTGTGTTGCTGTCTTGTGTGGGTCTGTGTAGTTTTGTCCTCCACTCCTGGGTTTGTGTATTGCTGTATTTCACACATGTGGAATACTGGCCTCCCTCTCAGCACATCCCTTGGGATAAACTCTGTGTCATGGCTACTCTACTGCTTG TTTTCAATTTGCTGGTAAATCTGGGAGAAATATTCACGTACCCCAGATTAATTTCATTGGGAATTCTCTTGACCATCCCAGCTAGTGCAG CTGTAGATGCATTTGTGACTGAAACTCTGCAAATGAGCCATGTGCGAGCAGCGGCAGCCGGCATCATCTCAGCAGGGTATCTCATGCTGCAGCTTCCAGAAAACTGGGACGACAGCACTTTGCACTGGCTCAGCACACTGTGGCGTGGAAACTGGCGAGAGGACAGTGTAGTTGGAGAGGAGACTGTAATGGACACTGCTGGGATTGCAAGAGCAAAACCCAAACCAGCTGTAATGACACTCAGCTGA
- the znrd2 gene encoding protein ZNRD2 isoform X1, with protein sequence MRNLCALLNLDDEDFEWEPPSEAEMKVIQARRERQDKISKLMGDYLLKGYKMLGDCCELCGTILLQDKQKKYYCVACQELDSDIDKDNPALNAQAALSQVRERQLATQPLPESHGASSSEPPLSITGQPRPEHCEGAASGLRGPPPAIQPTPLSVPTTSSNFLPPATPAPQTAPPSGAVGNALHHHPALSSAEEAVLHKLRWATQELQHSGSVEASIQLCSLIRGCAESLRSLKELQLS encoded by the exons ATGAGGAATCTCTGTGCTCTGCTGAATCTAGATGATGAGGACTTTGAGTGGGAGCCTCCCTCCGAGGCCGAGATGAAGGTGATCCAAGCTCGCCGGGAGCGGCAGGACAAGATCAGCAAGCTGATGGGAGACTATCTGCTGAAGGGCTACAAGATGCTGGGGGACTGCTGTGAGCTGTGTGGG ACAATTCTGCTGCAAGATAAACAGAAGAAATATTACTGTGTTGCTTGTCAAGAGCTGGACTCCGATATTGACAAGGACAACCCAG CTTTAAATGCCCAGGCAGCTTTGTCACAGGTACGAGAGCGTCAGCTTGCGACTCAGCCTCTCCCTGAATCTCATGGAGCCTCATCCAGCGAACCCCCTCTCTCCATCACGGGCCAGCCCCGGCCGGAGCACTGCGAGGGGGCCGCGTCTGGACTGAGAGGTCCCCCTCCCGCCATACAGCCCACTCCTCTTTCTGTCCCAACCACCAGCTCCAACTTCCTGCCACCAGCCACCCCTGCTCCCCAGACTGCACCTCCTTCAGGGGCCGTGGGCAACGCCCTCCACCACCACCCAGCCTTGTCAAGTGCAGAGGAGGCAGTGCTTCATAAACTCAGATGGGCCACACAGGAGCTCCAGCACTCGGGGTCAGTGGAGGCCAGCATCCAGCTCTGCAGTCTGATCCGAGGCTGTGCCGAATCCCTGCGCAGCTTGAAAGAACTGCAGCTCTCATAA
- the znrd2 gene encoding protein ZNRD2 isoform X2, which translates to MALNADDEDFEWEPPSEAEMKVIQARRERQDKISKLMGDYLLKGYKMLGDCCELCGTILLQDKQKKYYCVACQELDSDIDKDNPALNAQAALSQVRERQLATQPLPESHGASSSEPPLSITGQPRPEHCEGAASGLRGPPPAIQPTPLSVPTTSSNFLPPATPAPQTAPPSGAVGNALHHHPALSSAEEAVLHKLRWATQELQHSGSVEASIQLCSLIRGCAESLRSLKELQLS; encoded by the exons ATGGCCCTAAATGCAG ATGATGAGGACTTTGAGTGGGAGCCTCCCTCCGAGGCCGAGATGAAGGTGATCCAAGCTCGCCGGGAGCGGCAGGACAAGATCAGCAAGCTGATGGGAGACTATCTGCTGAAGGGCTACAAGATGCTGGGGGACTGCTGTGAGCTGTGTGGG ACAATTCTGCTGCAAGATAAACAGAAGAAATATTACTGTGTTGCTTGTCAAGAGCTGGACTCCGATATTGACAAGGACAACCCAG CTTTAAATGCCCAGGCAGCTTTGTCACAGGTACGAGAGCGTCAGCTTGCGACTCAGCCTCTCCCTGAATCTCATGGAGCCTCATCCAGCGAACCCCCTCTCTCCATCACGGGCCAGCCCCGGCCGGAGCACTGCGAGGGGGCCGCGTCTGGACTGAGAGGTCCCCCTCCCGCCATACAGCCCACTCCTCTTTCTGTCCCAACCACCAGCTCCAACTTCCTGCCACCAGCCACCCCTGCTCCCCAGACTGCACCTCCTTCAGGGGCCGTGGGCAACGCCCTCCACCACCACCCAGCCTTGTCAAGTGCAGAGGAGGCAGTGCTTCATAAACTCAGATGGGCCACACAGGAGCTCCAGCACTCGGGGTCAGTGGAGGCCAGCATCCAGCTCTGCAGTCTGATCCGAGGCTGTGCCGAATCCCTGCGCAGCTTGAAAGAACTGCAGCTCTCATAA